The following coding sequences are from one Ruminococcus flavefaciens AE3010 window:
- a CDS encoding N-6 DNA methylase — translation MSKTQFNALHKKRFGQYFSGEKVADMLFSLLPKNQEWKTVVDPMVGIGDMLMSVQHCTSVPLMLGVEIDETVAKDCTERVPNATIVNGDAFKTPELVTNEGWDLVITNPPYVRYQLLAEDDETMPSAQDIRKNSINQIQTSPYLTDVEKSLFLSISKNYSGLADMAVPASPVLQPPRVLHSASNSGPAA, via the coding sequence ATGAGCAAAACTCAATTCAATGCATTACATAAAAAACGTTTTGGTCAATATTTCTCTGGTGAAAAAGTGGCAGATATGCTCTTCTCATTATTACCAAAGAATCAAGAGTGGAAAACAGTTGTCGATCCGATGGTAGGAATCGGAGATATGCTTATGTCCGTTCAACATTGCACTTCAGTTCCACTAATGCTTGGAGTCGAAATCGACGAGACAGTCGCCAAAGATTGCACTGAAAGAGTTCCAAATGCAACTATAGTAAACGGTGATGCATTCAAAACCCCTGAATTAGTTACTAACGAAGGATGGGATTTGGTGATTACGAACCCACCTTATGTCCGGTATCAACTTTTAGCGGAAGACGATGAAACAATGCCATCAGCACAGGATATTCGTAAAAATTCGATCAATCAGATTCAAACGAGTCCTTATCTTACTGATGTCGAGAAATCTTTGTTTCTAAGTATATCGAAAAACTATTCTGGCCTTGCGGATATGGCAGTTCCGGCTTCTCCTGTTTTGCAGCCGCCGAGAGTTCTGCATTCCGCCAGCAATTCCGGACCTGCCGCATGA
- a CDS encoding ATP-binding cassette domain-containing protein yields the protein MNNVVEINGITKQYKDFTLGEVHAEIPCGFATALIGANGAGKTTLIDILCGVTSKAGGEAVYFGDMTNIDDDKLRNRIGYCSSANFFPLDWTLKKIADSMELGFDNFNRQRFTELCKRFKLGDPTDKKQKKLMKLSDGNKMRTYLAAILARNTELLVLDEPASSLDPLARDLLCDLFREYLNERDGERSILFSTHNIADMEFATDYAIFMSNGKVIEQGFVEDLKQKYILIHGDAENADKAKPFMLSFSGGRTGFEGIALAENAKMLMAYDTAIETPTLQQLSVGILRKAEEDEK from the coding sequence ATGAATAACGTGGTTGAGATAAATGGCATTACAAAACAATACAAGGATTTTACACTTGGCGAGGTTCACGCTGAGATCCCATGCGGATTTGCAACAGCACTGATCGGTGCGAACGGCGCAGGCAAGACTACACTGATTGATATTCTCTGCGGTGTAACGAGCAAAGCAGGCGGTGAAGCTGTCTATTTCGGGGATATGACCAATATAGACGACGATAAACTTCGTAACCGGATCGGGTACTGCTCCTCGGCAAACTTCTTCCCGCTTGACTGGACATTAAAAAAAATCGCAGATTCCATGGAACTTGGTTTTGACAATTTTAACAGGCAACGCTTTACGGAACTATGCAAGCGCTTTAAGCTTGGTGACCCGACAGACAAGAAGCAGAAAAAGCTCATGAAGCTTTCTGACGGCAATAAAATGCGAACCTATCTTGCTGCGATACTTGCAAGAAATACAGAACTGCTTGTGCTGGATGAGCCTGCATCATCGCTTGATCCGCTTGCACGTGATTTGCTCTGTGACCTGTTCAGGGAATATCTGAATGAGAGGGACGGCGAACGCTCCATTCTGTTCTCGACGCATAATATCGCCGATATGGAGTTTGCAACAGATTATGCGATCTTCATGTCAAACGGAAAAGTCATTGAGCAGGGCTTTGTTGAAGATTTGAAGCAGAAATACATTCTCATTCATGGTGATGCCGAAAATGCAGATAAAGCAAAGCCTTTCATGCTATCCTTCTCAGGCGGACGGACAGGCTTTGAGGGAATCGCGCTTGCAGAAAATGCAAAAATGCTCATGGCATACGATACTGCAATCGAAACACCCACATTGCAGCAGCTCAGTGTTGGTATCCTCAGAAAGGCGGAGGAAGATGAAAAGTAA
- a CDS encoding DUF6897 domain-containing protein — protein sequence MNWVIWYLLFIVLFAAYAQRKRRMQQLLHKRMMQKKSGKEVWKMNELMKKYIGTEVIISTGFSSTSGTLTKIEDGWAEIETSTGNEIINIEYISRIKEYPHGKKGKKSSVRAFFEG from the coding sequence ATGAACTGGGTCATATGGTATCTACTCTTTATTGTTCTGTTTGCTGCTTATGCACAGCGTAAAAGACGAATGCAGCAGTTGCTACACAAACGTATGATGCAAAAGAAATCCGGAAAGGAAGTATGGAAAATGAACGAGCTTATGAAGAAATATATCGGTACTGAAGTCATTATTTCCACAGGCTTCAGCTCCACAAGCGGTACACTTACTAAAATTGAGGACGGTTGGGCAGAGATTGAAACCAGCACTGGCAACGAGATCATTAATATTGAATATATATCCAGAATCAAGGAATATCCTCACGGTAAAAAAGGAAAGAAGTCTTCCGTTCGGGCGTTTTTTGAAGGATAA
- a CDS encoding GntR family transcriptional regulator, which translates to MKIYQNSSEPIYKQIAAQLREQILTGKLKAGDPLPSIRVLAQDLKISVITTMKAYEELSGEGLVTSSKGKGYYVNAQDERMLKEQHMRQLEKNLSDAINSARIAGIGLEEVQQTLEMLWIMDEG; encoded by the coding sequence TTGAAAATCTACCAGAATTCAAGCGAGCCGATATATAAACAGATTGCTGCACAGCTGCGTGAGCAGATTCTGACAGGGAAGCTTAAAGCCGGAGATCCGCTGCCTTCAATCCGCGTTCTGGCACAGGACTTAAAGATCAGCGTGATCACCACTATGAAGGCCTATGAAGAACTTTCCGGAGAGGGCCTGGTTACCTCTTCAAAGGGAAAGGGATACTATGTGAATGCACAGGATGAGCGGATGCTTAAAGAACAGCATATGCGGCAGTTGGAAAAGAATCTTTCAGATGCAATTAATTCTGCAAGGATTGCCGGGATCGGACTTGAAGAAGTGCAGCAGACTCTTGAAATGCTTTGGATCATGGATGAGGGGTGA
- a CDS encoding putative bifunctional diguanylate cyclase/phosphodiesterase codes for MNAKNAFSISEERRRILLVEDDYVNQETLKATLGDVYEIVIAETGEEALETIQDQYETLSIILLDLNLPGIQGIDVLSRIKKDPQYSRLPVIVMTSDNEAEVECLKLGAIDFIPKPYPASKVILARILRTIELSEDRETIRLTERDQLTGLYNKEFFYHYAAQLDLYHKDTPTDAIVFDVNHFHTYNDRYGKASGDELLIKIANNAMSYLDEIGGIVCRSVADTFMMYCIHTDNYEELLARLSACLDEDSISGNRVRLRMGVYVNADKNVDIERRFDRAKMAADTARDHLNAPIGFFDHSMREAEILEEQLIDGFHTALREKQFVVYYQPKFDVKQDVPVLSSAEALVRWKHPTLGLVSPGVFIPLFEKNGLIQELDNYVWSQVASQIKDWKENLNITLPVSVNVSRINLYDPKLTDKLLNITEMNGLTTENLLLEITESAYTEKTDQIITTVKNLRKLGFYIEMDDFGCGYSSLSMLIDMPIDALKLDIQFIRSAFKEQKDTRLLETMIGLAKSFEVPTIAEGVETAEQYAELKAMGCNIIQGYYFSRPLPKEEFEKLIINELKKEEHVC; via the coding sequence ATGAATGCTAAAAATGCTTTCAGTATATCTGAAGAAAGAAGACGTATTTTACTTGTTGAGGACGATTATGTAAATCAGGAAACGCTGAAGGCGACGCTTGGTGATGTTTATGAAATCGTAATCGCTGAAACCGGAGAGGAAGCGCTGGAAACCATTCAAGATCAGTATGAAACGCTCAGTATCATTCTGCTCGATCTCAATCTTCCCGGCATTCAGGGTATCGATGTCCTTAGCAGGATAAAAAAAGATCCCCAATATTCCCGTCTTCCCGTCATTGTGATGACATCGGACAACGAGGCGGAGGTTGAATGTCTGAAACTTGGAGCAATAGATTTTATACCGAAGCCATATCCTGCTTCTAAAGTGATCCTTGCCCGCATACTTCGAACAATAGAGCTGTCTGAGGATCGGGAGACCATCCGCCTGACAGAAAGAGATCAGCTGACGGGACTTTATAACAAGGAATTTTTCTACCATTATGCCGCACAATTAGACCTGTATCATAAAGACACGCCGACGGATGCAATCGTGTTTGACGTCAATCATTTTCATACATACAACGACCGTTACGGAAAAGCCAGCGGAGACGAGCTTCTGATAAAAATCGCAAACAATGCAATGTCATATCTGGATGAGATTGGCGGCATCGTTTGCCGAAGCGTAGCAGATACCTTTATGATGTACTGCATACACACAGACAATTACGAAGAACTGCTCGCACGTCTGTCTGCCTGTCTCGACGAGGACAGTATAAGCGGAAACCGTGTGCGTCTCAGAATGGGCGTTTACGTCAATGCTGATAAAAATGTTGACATAGAACGCAGATTTGACCGCGCAAAAATGGCGGCAGATACCGCCCGTGATCATCTGAATGCTCCGATCGGCTTCTTTGATCATTCAATGCGTGAAGCTGAGATCCTTGAAGAACAGCTGATCGACGGTTTTCACACAGCACTCCGTGAAAAGCAGTTTGTCGTATACTATCAGCCAAAATTCGATGTAAAACAGGACGTTCCGGTTTTAAGCAGCGCGGAAGCACTGGTACGCTGGAAACATCCGACGCTTGGACTGGTTAGTCCCGGTGTGTTTATTCCTCTGTTTGAGAAAAACGGACTGATCCAGGAGCTTGATAACTACGTCTGGTCGCAGGTCGCATCACAGATCAAAGACTGGAAGGAAAACTTGAATATTACCCTGCCTGTCTCGGTAAACGTATCCCGTATCAATCTGTACGACCCGAAACTGACAGACAAGCTCCTGAATATCACTGAAATGAACGGACTGACCACTGAAAACCTTTTACTTGAAATTACCGAATCGGCATATACGGAAAAAACCGATCAAATCATTACAACAGTCAAAAATCTGCGAAAGCTTGGTTTTTACATCGAAATGGATGATTTTGGCTGCGGTTATTCTTCTTTGAGTATGCTGATCGATATGCCGATAGATGCTCTTAAGCTGGATATACAGTTCATACGCAGTGCATTCAAAGAGCAGAAGGATACCAGACTCCTCGAAACAATGATCGGGCTTGCAAAATCCTTTGAAGTACCGACGATCGCCGAGGGCGTGGAAACAGCTGAGCAGTATGCCGAGCTGAAAGCTATGGGCTGCAATATTATCCAGGGCTATTATTTCTCCCGTCCGCTTCCAAAAGAAGAATTTGAAAAATTGATCATCAATGAACTGAAAAAGGAGGAACACGTATGCTAA
- a CDS encoding Hpt domain-containing protein: MLTVERLQEYGADTKTGLSRCAGNEALYLRLVGIIVQELSSDALGEALEAGDFDKAYYIAHKLKGGVNNLALTPIAEPLCELTELLRNKTPGDYKTLYVKITCKTNELSIMIDPKLIKK, from the coding sequence ATGCTAACTGTTGAAAGACTTCAGGAATATGGCGCGGATACGAAAACAGGTCTGTCGCGCTGCGCCGGTAACGAAGCTCTGTATCTTCGTCTCGTGGGTATAATCGTTCAGGAGCTTTCCTCAGATGCACTCGGAGAAGCGCTTGAAGCTGGTGATTTCGACAAAGCCTACTATATTGCGCATAAACTGAAAGGAGGCGTGAATAATTTGGCGCTCACGCCGATTGCCGAGCCGTTGTGTGAGCTGACTGAATTGCTTCGGAATAAAACGCCAGGAGATTATAAGACACTTTACGTCAAGATTACCTGCAAAACAAATGAGCTTAGTATTATGATAGATCCAAAACTTATAAAAAAATGA